The sequence TAAACTAACAAATCAGCCCCCTCACCTTGTCTCCACATTTCCCGCTTAAGAAAAACACTGCACATCACAATGGCAGCAACATGCCAACCTTGACGTGCATTAAATGTTTGTCAGCTGAAACAGCTTAAAACCATACTCCTCTTCTCTTTTCATCAGCATGCTGAACCAACCCACTCTCACCTATCTCAACTGAGACATCCAAATGCATGTCAACACCTTAATTCTTAGGGGAAAAAAACGTACCAGCACAAAGAAATGCAAGCAAACCAGCCATGTATAAATAAGAGCCACAAAGAGCCTTTTAATCCATGCCAAGCCacctaataaaaaaagcttCACTGTCAAGtgatattttgtaaaaaagcaaactaaaaattaaattaattttaaaaaaaccaaaactggtCAGTCAATCACTGCAATTATATACAAAATCTGACCAAATTACTAATCACAAATAAGCTCACCTGCTCTGGCGCTGCATTTAAGAACTCCTAAAATCAAGCCAGATTTTCTGGTGGCGGCGACGTCTCTGCAGACTAAAGTCCCTTTCCCTTTTAGCCTAAGCCATCATGAAATCCAAGCCGTCGTTTAGTCTTCATTTCCCGGTCTTCATTTAAAATCTGTCCATGAGGGTCAGAGCAGCAAGAAAAAGGAGAAGCTAATCAGACAAAGCTATGCAATTATAAAATCTGTCCGTGAGGGGACAGAGCTCTATAAGGCACCGAAAAAAATCACACGGCAGGTGAACGAAGCTTATGGAAGTCACTTACCGATCTGGATTCCATTCTTTTTTAGTGAACGAAGGGCAAGCATTGGGCAGACCTCCTGGTGAGAACTGAATGATGCAAACCAAGATCTTGAATTGTGAAAACACCAAAGCAGACCTTTAAATGAATTGCTCCAGTCCACAGTAAGGCAGCCACAATGTTTTCTTAAGCCCTTTTAGATCTGGAATTGTGAATGTATTATTTGCTTTGTTTGAGGcgtttgcataaaaaaaaacaaagaaatgaaagttgtagcctGTTAAAGATGTATGGCAGAGATGCTGCCACGTGTCCaaccaaaaaattgaaaagacagCAAAACAAAACTGGTCAAAACTCACCGAAAAATAAATGCTAAACGTAAACAGTGCAATCCACAGTGATTTTAGAAACAATGTACAATGATTTActgatctcttttagtttttttttaattcatttaaaatctgTCCATGAGGGTTAGAGCAGCAAGAAAAAGGAGAAGCTAATCAGACAAAGCTATGCAATTATAAAATCTGTCCGTGAGGGGACAGAGCTCTATAAGGCACCGAAAAAAATCACACGGCAGGTGAACGAAGCTTATGGAAGTCACTTACCGATCTGGATTCCATTCTTTTTTAGTGAACGAAGGGCAAGCATTGGGCAGACCTCCTGGTGAGAACTGAATGATGCAAACCAAGATCTTGAATTGTGAAAACACCAAAGCAGACCTTTAAATGAATTGCTCCAGTCCACAGTAAGGCAGCCACAATGTTTTCTTAAGCCCTTTTAGATCTGGAATTGTGAATGTATTATTTGCTTTGTTTGAGGcgtttgcataaaaaaaaaacaaagaaatgaaagttgtagcctGTTAAAGATGTATGGCAGAGATGCTGCCACGTGTCCaaccaaaaaattgaaaagacagCAAAACAAAACTGGTCAAAACTCACCGAAAAATAAATGCTAAACGTAAACAGTGCAATCCACAGTGATTTTAGAAACAATGTACAATGATTTActgatctcttttagtttttttttaattcatttaaaatctgTCCATGAGGGTCAGAGCAGCAAGAAAAAGGAGAAGCTAATCAGACAAAGCTATGCAATTATAAAATCTGTCCGTGAGGGGACAGAGCTCTATAAGGCACCGAAAAAAATCACACGGCAGGTGAACGAAGCTTATGGAAGTCACTTACCGATCTGGATTCCATTCTTTTTTAGTGAACGAAGGGCAAGCATTGGGCAGACCTCCTGGTGAGAACTGAATGATGCAAACCAAGATCTTGAATTGTGAAAACACCAAAGCAGACCTTTAAATGAATTGCTCCAGTCCACAGTAAGGCAGCCACAATGTTTTCTTAAGCCCTTTTAGATCTGGAATTGTGAATGTATTATTTGCTTTGTTTGAGGcgtttgcataaaaaaaaacaaagaaatgaaagttgtagcctGTTAAAGATGTATGGCAGAGATGCTGCCACGTGTCCaaccaaaaaattgaaaagacagCAAAACAAAACTGGTCAAAACTCACCGAAAAATAAATGCTAAACGTAAACAGTGCAATCCACAGTGATTTTAGAAACAATGTACAGTGATTTActgatctcttttagtttttttttaattggacgacaatcatattaataaatatggGACGACAAATCACAAACATAatcatgcttttttatttttttttattaattttcgaATAAGTTATCAAACACAAGCTCACACGCCGCATAGGGGATCACGtacaataaaattagttttctttctttctgatcaaattaaaaacaatcttaaCTTCATCTATTGTATTATAATCTCATAAATCTCAAAATTACTGAACTTACATGATTATTAGTTTTAGAACTCCTTAGATTAATCAAGATATAcgcaagctgacccgaacacccacgttaataataaaaaaaaaacaatcataattctctttaattaaattacTCCAAGAAATTTCAATGAACTACCAAaataaggaagaaaataaaaatgttaacaatggtcaaaatgattttataaaatgatttttctattttttaatatttattttttacattaacatattaaaactatataaaaaactaaaaaaaatctaatttaagacaaaaaaagaattaaattttaataaaatgtatGTGACAAACACCCCTTACTCTCCTATTGACGTAGAGATAGAATGAAACTgccaagtatatatatatataaacatgaggAGGTGGGCTGTACCAACATAATCTCATCAAGGCTTTTAAACCATTTTAGAACATGACGAAGAGACTGGTGAGAAATCCCAGTTTTCCATAACCAACTTTTAGATCTAATGCTATATTTTCCAAATTAAAGACCAataatgttatatattttatacttcGTTcactaaaatgtaaaaaaatgattttttttaaataacaaaatgacAGTTCAACCTCAAAcaatttcttaaataatatataatgttatagatttaatataaaactattcatataatctcatttaatattttaagtttttaaagaaTATCAGAGTTATTAAATACATTATGAGAGTTAATATGAGTTAATATGGAGCAAGGTTTAGATTCAGGGTAAGTCAGGAGAAttaatccaaatattttttttttaaaaaaatttaaaataacattattttaattaaaaaatagaaaaagatcaaaagaaattttgaccaaatttaaactaaaatttacCTGATTAATCGAATCATAAGTACACCTGAGTTTTTAACTGCATGTAACTTTACAAGTGACGATTAGCCGGACCagcaaagaaacaaagaaaagaaaaattctatATAATGGCCATCGTTAGTTTGATGACTGCCTGTGTAGATTCTTGTGGAAAAGATCAAAATACTTTCTTGttctttgataataattaattaaattaaaaatgagttgCAACATATTGATGGTTTTCTGCAAGTCTTAAGATTAAACGAGTTTTATTTAAGAGTAATAATTTTACATTcttctaaaacaaaaacaaaaattggaaCTTCATGGAAATTGATGGACTTAGGAACCTTACGTCACCTTCCATAAAAGATCCACTTGATCAAAGATGGGCCCGCCGTTCAATGAACACGCGGACGGCAATGCATGGTGCTCTCCCCTATAAAGAGCCTTTCGCTCCTAACAAGTATTTCATACATTAATTTCAAGCAGAAACAGAGGGGTACAAATGGGATTCAACAGCTTCTCTCTGCCAGCAGTGGCGGTGATAATGATGATTAATGCCATGCTTCTATCGCAAGGGTGTTTGGAGGAAGAACGAATTGCTCTTTTGCAGATCAAAACTTCCTTCATTGACCACTCAAATGACAATTCATCCCAGCTACTCTCTTGGGGAAAAGATGTCCTGTGTTGCAGCTGGGAAGGAGTTACCTGCAGCAATTCCACTACAAGACGAGTCGTCGAAATCAGTCTTTTCTACGCAAGAGGTTGGTACCGTTCTACGGGAGATTGGTACCTAAATGCATCTCTATTTCTTCCCTTCCAAGAACTCAATGTTCTTAACTTGACTGGAAATGGCATAGCTGGCTGTGTTGCGAATGAAGGTTTGCCTCTTCATTAAAGACTTCATCTTTTGTAATTTTAGCAcgaaaataaacatatataaactgaAATCGATTTATTCtctaaattaatctaataatttttttagctttttaactAGAAATCTTGCATGCATGCAGGTTTCGAAAGACTATCAAGACTTGCCAAATTGGAGGTTCTTAATTTGGGCTCCAATAGCTTCAATAATAGCATCTTATCATCCATGAAAGGACTTTTATCTCTCAAACATCTAGATATTAGAGGCAACCGATTGCAAggatcaataaatataaaaggtaCTTAGAAACACATAAACACATCATCACAACTAATTGAAAAAGACTCGAAATGTTGACACACACATGTTCTATTTATTCTTTGATATGAAGTATGAATTGATCCCTATAAGTTTTAATTTGAGAATAACAGGCCTAAAagttttatattaactcttttGTATTGTTTTCTTAACTCAGAATTTGATTATTTGAGCAACTTGGAGGAGCTATCGCTGGCTAGAAATGAAATCCAAGATTTTGTAACCTTAACCGGTATCTATTAATTAACGACCGTTTGAtaactcttttatttcttttttttactcttttttttgtgattgtctttgatttttaaataacaaaacacaCTTGGTCtcaatcatatatttatttattttgtttttttttattgttttaatatgctaatatcaaaaataaaatttaaaaaataaaaaatatattattttaatacatttccaaacaacaaacactctttaaaatataacttCTACTATACTTTCAAACAGGCTCTAATTAGGTGATGAATCataattgttaaatttagtttgatacCAAACCATTGGATTAAcctataattattttcttaatatttcaaataattaatgattttgacGTGAGTGATAATCATGTAGttggttttcaaatcaaagatttgtctcttaattaaattcttcgaagacaaaaatgaatatttaggatttgaaatgtaattgattttgaaattaatcaCTAACCACTTGCTATAAATATCATGCAGGCTCTGAAGGACCATTAAGGCTTAACAAATTGGAGTTTCTTTACTTGGGTGACAATCACTTTAACAATAGCATCCTATTATCCCTTAAAGGGCTTTCATCTCTCAAATATCTATATCTTGGTGGCAACCAGTTGCAAGGATCAATAAATACGAAAGGTACTTAGACCCACACAAACACATCATCACAACCAATTGAAAAAGTAGTCAAAATGTTAGACACATACATGTACTATTCTTTTACATAAAGTTATGAATTGATCCCTATAAGTTTCAATTTGAGAATAACAAGCCTaatagttttatatattaactcttcttttttgtttgtaattttagaaTATAGTCCGGAAACTACCTGGTTAATTGgaattaaataatcaaaaccGATATTatacttgaaaataattaaagtccCTTTTAATAATTACTACTAGCAACACGCTTCCACAACTATCATCCGTTttctaaaatattcttaatactttattattagaataataaggatatgtatttttaatagtacttctaaaatttatttggttttgttgTGCTTTCATATAAAACACctactttaattaattataaaagaagCAAGGAATTACATAATTATCTCGTAATAAAAGATTTAACGTGTAAACTGGGTTTCTTTAGCCCTATGTATAGACAAAacgtagaaaaaaataaaatattcatgcccaacttgaaaaaagagaaacatatgAGAAGaggttttaaataaatagtttgAATTTAGTTTATGTTATCACATAAAccaattgaattatttaaaatttatattagatattttttgataaaatgtaaaaaaataataataatgaagaaaatcatCTCTTACACTAGttcaatctttattattttgttaattatgctttttctttcttaataaaattacaaaatcaattgaTACAATAGTATCTCCTTAGAGTAAAAAGAATGTCATTCTAAATGCATCaaggaaattatatatataattttattacttttttttttaatatagttttaggaaaaaatctcttaaccaatttcaaattaataaaaaaaattaaaaattgatactaaacaccaattaaaaaatctcttaaaaccaatttcaaatataatcaAATCATTAAGAAATTGATTACATGTGAATAATTAAACAACCACATTATATTACTACCTCAATGCATAGCCATATAACTAGTTTAGTAATAGTTTCCTAATCCTCGCATATAAGAAGAGCCTTCATTAATCCTATATTGCTCGCCCTCTGTACGATTCTACCGTTTCCATTACATTATTGTATGCTAAATTTCTTTTAACATGGATAATTTGCAGGCCTTTGTGAGTTAAAGCATCTCCAGGAACTAGATATCAGCTATAATAATCTCACTGGTTCTTTGCCTTCATGTTTCTCGAATTTGACAAACCTTCAAGCTTTAGATATCTCTTTTAACCACTTCACTGGAAATACATCATGGAGTTCCATTGGTAGTCTCACGTCCATTCGAGATCTAAAACTGTCAGACAATCACTTCCAAATACCAATCTCACTTGgcccattttttaacctttcaaaccTCAAGAATTTGAATGGTGACCGTAATGAGATATACGAGTCAACAGAGCTGGTACACAATTTGATTCCAAGGTTCCAGTTACAAAGGCTTTCTTTGGAATGTACCGGATCCGGCGGGACATTTCCAAAATCCCTGTACTATCAGCATGACCTTCAATTTGTTGATCTCTCACACATCAAAATGACAGGAGAATTTCCAAGCTGGTTGTtacaaaacaacacaaaactCGAAGAGCTTTATTTGGTCAACAATTCCCTTTCAGGATCTTTCCAATTAACAAATCATTCCCTTGTGAGCTGGTTATCACGTTTGGATATCTCGAGAAATCGCTTTCACAATCAAATTCCCACCGAAATTGGAGCATGTTTCCCGAGGTTAGTGTTTTTGAACCTATCCAGAAATGATTTCAGTGGTAGCATACCCTCTTCGATCAGCAATATGAGCCTCTTGGAAGTCTTAGATTTGTCCAACAATGGCTTGTCAGGCAACATACCCGAGCAGTTGGTGGAAAACTGTTTATCATTACGTGGTCTTGtgctttcaaataattatttgaaaggcTGGTTGTTCTGgaaaattttcaacttaaaatactTGACCGATCTGATATTAAGAGGGAATCAGTTAACTGGAATTCTTCCGAATAGCTTGTCTAATAGTTCTCGTTTGGAAGCATTGGATGTCAGTCTCAACAATTTATCTGGTAAGATACCGAGATGGATAGGGTATATGTCTTCTCTTCAATATTTAGACCTTTCAGAGAACAATCTTTTTGGAAGTCTACCATCCAACTTTTGTTCTTCAGGGATGATGATAGAagtttatttatcaaaaaataaactagaaggATCACTGATTGGTGCACTCGATGGTTGTCTGTCACTGAAGAGATTAGATTTTAGCCATAATTATTTTAGAGGTGGCATTCCCGAGTCAATTGGTTCTTTGTTAGAGTTGAGCTTTCTTCTTTTAGGTTATAATAATCTAGAAGCTGAAATTCCAAGACAATTGTGCAAACTAGAGAAATTAAGCTTGATTGATCTTTCTCATAATAATCTGAGTGGTCGTATTCTTCCATGCTTACATCCTAGAAGCGAGTGGTCTAGGAAATGGGAAAGTGCTCCAGGTTCTTCTACTATGCCGCCAGCATCTGCTCCTATGCCCTTGGAAGATCCTTCTGTCAATAAATCTGTTGAGATTACAACAAAGAGTATATTGTATTCATTCAAGGGAATGATCCTCGATTTGATCTCTGGTATCGATCTCTCCTGCAACAATTTGACAGGAGAGATTCCTTTTGAGCTTGGAAACCTCAGCAACATTAAGTTGTTAAATCTATCTCATAACAGTTTAACAGGTCCAATACCACTTACATTTTCAAACTTGAAGGAAGTTGAAACTCTGGATCTTTCCTACAACAACTTGAATGGGGAAATTCCTCCCCAGCTTCTCGACTTAAACTTCCTATCTGCTTTCAGTGTAGCCCATAATAACTTATCTGGCAAAACGCCAGAGATGGTTGCACAATTCTCAACATTCAACAAGTCTGTCTACGAGGGGAATCCGTTCCTTTGTGGACCACCACTCACCAGAAATTGTACTGGAGCAATACCACCATCACCCGTGCCAAGGTCTCAGactaaaaaaaaggaagaaaatggcGTTATTGATATGGAGGCTTTCTATGTGACATTTTCAGTGGCATACATCACGGTCTTGTTGGAAATAGGTGTAGTTCTATATATAAACCCGCAATGGCGACAAGCATGGTTTTACTTTATTGGGGAGAGCATCAATAATTGCTATTACTATCTTGTAGACAATCTACTTGTGCCAACCAAGTTCAAACGATTGCAGCCTTATGTCTGAAACGGTATTGGCTTTGTGTATACTTTATTTAGAATTTACATTTTCAAGTCGTAATTAATCAATAAaccaatgtatatatatatatatgatgtagATATTGGCAGAGGAACTTTATTCCTAAAATAAAGTGTGGTTAGGGTTCTTGTTTGGCCTTTTCATGAATTCTGTACTCGTGTCTTTTGATTCTTATTGTAGTTAGTTCAGGTTTTGTCAAAAATCTCACAAGACAATTCTAGATTTTTATTGAGTAGAAATTGTCCAATTCAGGGTACGTAGTTTAAGGAGGAAACTATGAAGGGAActgattattaattatttcgtCGTTCACTGTACATTTGACACAAGTTAGCAGCTACCAAGGAAAAACTAAAGGGCGGGCTCAACTGTCTGATCATAAGAAACTACCTTAATTAACTCCATCTTTCTCGGTCAACAATAACATTCTTGATTTCTGCTAAAATTCCATTTCCATCTTTCTCTTACATTTATCTATGTCTTAATTCAGAAACCCTTTTCAGCTTTATCTGTTGTAAGAACacagaaagaaattttttactACCATGTTTTCTTGGGAATTCCTGAGGAAATCCTCAGAGTTGGCCCGTAGAGTGCTTGCCAATCAACGGAGCTGCACAAGAGCATTGCTCACACAATCATAAGGGCCTGATCCATTACCAGTGGCAGCTTATTTGTCAAGATCATCCTTTGGTGGGTCCAACAATGGTGATCATAAGAGTGGAGATGCATTGCTGAAATTTTTATTAAGATCAGTCGCTTCGGGAGTTGTGGTTGTTAGCTCCAGCTTGAGCTTTAGCTACTGGTATCCTTCCTTGGTTGATAAGTGTTCGTTTGTTTCTTTCACCGACAGTGCAGACGATGCAGCATGGGTGTCAAGTGATGATCTTCTTCcacacaagaagaagaaaaggttccTCCTTGGAGGTACATGTAGAAAACAATGGTGTCTCCTAGCTGAATTTTTCACTAATATTCTTCTCCTTATAAGAAGAAATATATATGCAGTGCTTTGAATAGACAGAGCTCTGAATAGGTAAcaattatattctaaaaaatgtAGTAATTTTGTACAAGATTTGATATGACTTCTATAATTGATCATATTCACATAATTACTGCCTAtacaaaatttgatttgaataggcagtaattaaattacaaaataatatttgatcaaTTCCTATAATTAATCAGATTACAGAATCGCAACTCATCATGTCAACAGTAcctctgtaatttttttcttcacgtAGAATTTCGGTTTCTGAATTGAGTCATGCATAATATACCAGATTCTTTttctacaatattttttttatccagcaTATGAACAGATCATACAGACTTTTTCAATACCTGGTATTGGGTACTCCTTTGTATCATTTTTGTCGATTGTTCCAGATTCATACAGGAGAagagttttctttaattatgaaAAGCGCATCAGGTTGCAAAGCCCTCCAGAGAAGGTACGCAAATGTTTCAGGAATggaaatattttctttgtatttatgcCAGCATTCAATCACACACATTATTGGAGACTCAATTCATTGCAGCAACATGTCTAACTTTAAGCAATGAGAAATCAAATAATGAACTAGAGTTGTTATTTGGTTTTCTGTCTGTTGAAACaaagctttcttcttttctgattTACCTCTTCACTATGATTCCAAGTATGCACATTTATTAATTGACAATCCTACGGCCAAGCCTGGTATTGGCAAGGTCAATTCAAGCATGTCTTGGACATTAGATCTCAATCCTGCGTCTCCGGCAGTGGAAGCTATCTAGGCTTTCCAATGCAGAGCAATGGACTACTTCAAAACCATTTGTAGGACATTTATGTTTTACCTGATTGTCTGATCGGGGAAGCTTGAAACCTTTAAATGACTTACGAAAGGCTAATTCATCCACAAATGGAACCAAACATTCAAATATTGTTAGGGGTGTGTATTAAGGAGAGTTAAGGATGTGCATCAAGACAACCTTGCTGTCCTTCAATAAGAGCACCCCAAAACTCAGAAGTGACATGAAAGTCAGTTGTCAACTACCCACTATCTTCCAACTCCTAGTTTTAATAGGATTGATCTTCTTGTACACTAAGTCcacttttcattttgtttccctgatattctttttctttttttttttcttcctgggTGTGGAAACCATTATTACAACTATGAGTACTAGTGATATGTTATGCTGCTTCTTTTTTGTGTaatgtttcatttattttcctttcagatTTTTGAGTACTTCGCATCTTTTAAAAAGCCTGATGGTGAAGTTCTTATGACACCAGCAGACTTGATGAGAGCAGTTGTTCCTGTATTTCCTCCATCAGAGTCAAATCGTTAGAGAAGGATTTCTGAGAGGGGAAACAGTCCCTGGGGAATTGCATTGTGCACCTTCAAGATTTTTCATGCTTTTTGACACTAACAGTGATGGACTTATTTCTTTTTCAGAGTACTAATCTATTGTCTCTGTTGAATTTGCTGGCCTTATGAATCTCTTCAACATCAATCATGTTGCATCACATGTTCTGTTACAGAAACTTGTGTTCTTACTTAGCCCTTTCCATGTTCAACGTTTAGGTACATCTTCTTTGTCACCCTGCTCAGCATTCCTGAATCAAGTTTTTCTGTTGCATTTAAGATGTTTGACCTCGACAATAATGGGTGAGTTGCTTGTAGTTTCAAGATCTATGTGCAGTTGCAGATGACCAGACCAAGAAGCTACTCACAGTAAAGACATTTAGTTCAGTAGAAATATGAATTGCCTTTCTCTTGaagaaaatttttcatttactGCTTTCTGGGGACACAGTCcacatttttattaattcagCTTCTGcagaacatcaaaacaattttgaagTTCATTGATACTTATAGTACAATTTGCTtcttgattctcttatttctatttGTGCTTATTTAAATGCTCGAGTGTTTATAACAGACAAATTGACagagaagaatttaataaaGTGATGGGTTTAATGAGAGCTCAAAACAGGCAAGGGGCAAGCCACAGAGATGGAAGGAGATTTGGGTTGAAAGTAGCAGAGCCTGTGGAGAATGGTGGCCTCT is a genomic window of Populus alba chromosome 18, ASM523922v2, whole genome shotgun sequence containing:
- the LOC118034218 gene encoding uncharacterized protein yields the protein MTGEFPSWLLQNNTKLEELYLVNNSLSGSFQLTNHSLVSWLSRLDISRNRFHNQIPTEIGACFPRLVFLNLSRNDFSGSIPSSISNMSLLEVLDLSNNGLSGNIPEQLVENCLSLRGLVLSNNYLKGWLFWKIFNLKYLTDLILRGNQLTGILPNSLSNSSRLEALDVSLNNLSGKIPRWIGYMSSLQYLDLSENNLFGSLPSNFCSSGMMIEVYLSKNKLEGSLIGALDGCLSLKRLDFSHNYFRGGIPESIGSLLELSFLLLGYNNLEAEIPRQLCKLEKLSLIDLSHNNLSGRILPCLHPRSEWSRKWESAPGSSTMPPASAPMPLEDPSVNKSVEITTKSILYSFKGMILDLISGIDLSCNNLTGEIPFELGNLSNIKLLNLSHNSLTGPIPLTFSNLKEVETLDLSYNNLNGEIPPQLLDLNFLSAFSVAHNNLSGKTPEMVAQFSTFNKSVYEGNPFLCGPPLTRNCTGAIPPSPVPRSQTKKKEENGVIDMEAFYVTFSVAYITVLLEIGVVLYINPQWRQAWFYFIGESINNCYYYLVDNLLVPTKFKRLQPYV
- the LOC118034287 gene encoding LOW QUALITY PROTEIN: calcium uptake protein, mitochondrial (The sequence of the model RefSeq protein was modified relative to this genomic sequence to represent the inferred CDS: inserted 2 bases in 1 codon) is translated as MQHGCQVMIFFHTRRRKGSSLESCIIYQILFLQYFFYPAYEQIIQTFSIPGIGYSFVSFLSIVPDSYRRRVFFNYEKRIRLQSPPEKIFEYFASFKKPDGEVLMTPADLMRAVVPVFPPSESXIVREGFLRGETVPGELHCAPSRFFMLFDTNSDGLISFSEYIFFVTLLSIPESSFSVAFKMFDLDNNGQIDREEFNKVMGLMRAQNRQGASHRDGRRFGLKVAEPVENGGLLECFFGKDGRTCLQQERFVQFLKDFHDEILRLAHYDYRSCGTISAKDFALSLVASADIRHISKLLDRVVEVSNEPQIRDIRITFEEFKNFAELRRQLRYLSLAIFSYGKVNGVLTKKDIQRASSQVCGISITNDLVDIIFHVFDANRDGNLSSDEFVRVLQAGSLENQD